Part of the Saccharomyces paradoxus chromosome XI, complete sequence genome, attcaaaaatttgaaatattttaatcAATCGGTATAAAGACGGCAAGAACATCGTTGTGCTCGAACCTGAATGTACAATACTGAGACTCCGAAAGACTATTCTAAACGTCACACAACAAACATATAGCATTCCAAACATCGTTGGGCACTCAGAAACAATGCCACCGGGAAACATTTGGAACCATAGAGAAATACATATGGCTTATAAATGAATAGACACACATAttgaaatatatatcagaatatcttcctttttatgATTTGGAAACTGTCTCTATCGCTAAGGAAATTTactgttcaaaaaaaaatacgaaaaatttcaaatttcataGCGATATTCGCCTCCAGTATATCAATATAAAGCATTTATGTCATCTCATTTGTCGTGCATATAAGATCATGCAATAAGTATGGATAACAACGATGATTTTGATTCTAAATTGTCAATCTTGATGGATATGTTTCCAGCTATTTCCAAATCTGAATTACAAGTACACTTActtgaaaacaataatgatttgGAATTAACGATCGGCTTGCTgttaaaggaaaatgatgaaaagtctgccgatgatgatgaattacATCAACTGTATGACATGTTTTCTCAGCTCGATTGCGAAGTTATAAAAGATCAGTTTGTAACTAATAAGAAGTCCGTAGAATCGACTATTTCCGACCTTCTCAATTATGAAACCCTGCAAAAACTTAAAGACAACCAAGCAACTTTCCCTAACAACGTACAACAGAAcggaaagaaaaataactgGAAGTCAACAAACGATCACATAGAGAGTATCATAAAGTTTACCGATTCTCCCAAAAATATTGCACAGGAATATTTTGTCGAAAATGGTTTTGATCCCGTAAGGGCTATCATCAAAATTGTATTGGATTATTATGACAAAAGTGATTTCAAAGAGAATGTGAATGCTGTCAAGGTAAAACGGAACCCTAATACTACCGTGAGAGGTGGTCGAGTTCAATCATCAATGGGGCTTGCTCATGCTTTGAAAATGGATAAAGAATCCACAAATGTTGCTCAAGAGAGCCTCAAAAGGCCAAGGAGTTATAAGCACTCCTTGAATAGCCCACAGATGGTCGAATTAAATGAATTGGTTGCAGGTAATCACGATCTCAAAGCCATAAACCATgattttttgcaaaaatgCTTACAATTTTATGATGGTGATGTGGTAAAAGTGTTAAACATATCGTCCTTATTGGTCGAAGATGACAAGAATATTACCAAGACTTGGAATTTTGACGAAGGTTTCACTTTGACATCCAAAGATAATTGTAAGCAGCATTCAAACAAACTCTCAACACCGCAGATTCCCCACAGGAATGAAGTAGGCAGTACTTATAAATTGCCTCTTCATGATAAAGAAACCCACGAGGGAGCTGTGTCTGTCATAAATGGCCTGTTTCAAACATATAGGTTGGATTTCCATGGTTTTCTTCCCAACGAAGCGGTTTCAATACTGAAGCTTGCATTAAATAAATGGTGGTCTAAGGAGGTAGCAGAACGAGAGTTGAACTCTCACAATATTAACTCATATGGGTCGAAAGTGCAATTTGTAAGCCCGTTAATCGTCGTTACTGGTAGGGGTATCCACAGCGTGGGCGGGATCTCAAAGGTTCGACTACAGGTTAAAAGTTTcctggaaaaaaatcattacATATTTTGGGAAgaatcttctttcttcagaATCGAGggtaagaagaagaagtaaaaCATACCTGTTCGGTTCTTCTGTAAAACTTTATAAACACTAAGCATCTTTAACAACTTTGGCGATCACTAGATTCggtttttcttaatttcgagaaaaataatataacgCGTACGCAATGGTAATGTAAATAGATGAATTGTTAAAATAATACATACTTTAAACAAATAAGTTATACATTTCCCCAAGAAAGCACTTGACCCATGGATTATATGAAATTGGGGCTAAAGTCCCGTAAGACTGGTATCGATGTTAAACAAGATATACCTAAAGATGAGTACAGtatggaaaatattgatgattttttcaaagatgatGAGACCAGTCTTATCAGTAtgagaaggaaaagcaggagaaaatcatcattatttttaccTTCAACATTAAACGGTAACACTAACAATGTATTACCGCCATTTCTACAGTCATATAAATctcaagaaaatgaaattgttCAAAGTCCATCTAGAAATAACGATGGTTCGAGGCGCTCATCTTTGTTGAGCCATCAATCAAACTTTCAGAGCCCAGCCAATGATTTCGAGCCTATTGAGGAGGAAccagaacaagaagaaaatggcaACAGAAGCAATGATTTTGCTACACCAACtacaaagaaattgagTAAGCCCACTTTTAAAAGGAAGTATTCCACTAAGTATAGCCTTGACACTTCAGAGAGTCCCTCCGTGAGACTAACACCTGATAGAATCACTAATAGAAATATCTATTCAGATGTCCCTGATCTAATTGCCGATGAGGACGATGAGGATAGAGGAAACACTTCTTTAAACACATCTGATAATGCAGTATTAGAAGACGAGTTAGAAGATGACGGGTTTATACCTGAAAGTGAAGAGGATGGCGATTACATTGAAAGTGACTCGTCTTTGAATTCTGGCTCGGAATCACCCAGTGATGTGGATGGAGATGACACTTACCAAGAAGTAGAAGAGGAGGCTCAAGTGGGCGCAAACgacaatgaagatgattATATAAGACGACAAGCGAATGACGTGGTTAGAACAGATTCAATAATCGACAGAAATGGACTGCGAAAATCTACTAGAGTCAAGGTGGCACCTTTGCAATATTGGAGGAACGAAAAAATAGTATATAAGAGGAAGTCCAACAAACCCGTCCTTGATATAGACAAAATTGTCACATATGATGAAtctgaagatgaagaggagaTATTGGCAGcgcaaagaagaaagaaacagaaaaaaaaacctacACCAACCAGACCGTACAATTATGTGCCTACAGGGAGACCAAGAGGTAGACCAAAAAAGGATTCAAatacaaaggaaaatctGATTCCAGAAGATCCCAACGAGGAAATTATAGAAAGGATAGAATCTGGAGGCATAGAAAATGGAGAATGGTTGAAACATGGGATACTAGAGGCTAATGTGAAAATTAGTGACACTAAAGAGGAGACTAAGGATGAAATCATCGCCTTTGCGCCGAATTTATCACAAACTgaacaaataaaagataCGAAGGACGAGAATTTTGCTCTTGAGATAATGTTTGACAAAcataaagaatattttgctAGTGGCATATTAAAGTTACCAGCTATTTCTGgacaaaagaaattaagcAACTCATTTAGGACTTATATTACGTTCCACGTGATACAGGGGATAGTTGAAGTAACTGTCTGTAAAAACAAGTTCTTAAGTGTTAAAGGTTCTACTTTCCAAATACCAGCATTCAATGAGTATGCGATTGCCAATAGAGGAAATGATGAAGCCAAGATGTTCTTTGTGCAAGTGACCGTTTCACAAGACGCTAACAATGATAACGACAAGGAATTGGACAGCAC contains:
- the CUE2 gene encoding Cue2p (similar to YKL090W); protein product: MDNNDDFDSKLSILMDMFPAISKSELQVHLLENNNDLELTIGLLLKENDEKSADDDELHQLYDMFSQLDCEVIKDQFVTNKKSVESTISDLLNYETLQKLKDNQATFPNNVQQNGKKNNWKSTNDHIESIIKFTDSPKNIAQEYFVENGFDPVRAIIKIVLDYYDKSDFKENVNAVKVKRNPNTTVRGGRVQSSMGLAHALKMDKESTNVAQESLKRPRSYKHSLNSPQMVELNELVAGNHDLKAINHDFLQKCLQFYDGDVVKVLNISSLLVEDDKNITKTWNFDEGFTLTSKDNCKQHSNKLSTPQIPHRNEVGSTYKLPLHDKETHEGAVSVINGLFQTYRLDFHGFLPNEAVSILKLALNKWWSKEVAERELNSHNINSYGSKVQFVSPLIVVTGRGIHSVGGISKVRLQVKSFLEKNHYIFWEESSFFRIEGKKKK
- the MIF2 gene encoding Mif2p (Protein required for structural integrity of elongating spindles~similar to YKL089W), which produces MDYMKLGLKSRKTGIDVKQDIPKDEYSMENIDDFFKDDETSLISMRRKSRRKSSLFLPSTLNGNTNNVLPPFLQSYKSQENEIVQSPSRNNDGSRRSSLLSHQSNFQSPANDFEPIEEEPEQEENGNRSNDFATPTTKKLSKPTFKRKYSTKYSLDTSESPSVRLTPDRITNRNIYSDVPDLIADEDDEDRGNTSLNTSDNAVLEDELEDDGFIPESEEDGDYIESDSSLNSGSESPSDVDGDDTYQEVEEEAQVGANDNEDDYIRRQANDVVRTDSIIDRNGLRKSTRVKVAPLQYWRNEKIVYKRKSNKPVLDIDKIVTYDESEDEEEILAAQRRKKQKKKPTPTRPYNYVPTGRPRGRPKKDSNTKENLIPEDPNEEIIERIESGGIENGEWLKHGILEANVKISDTKEETKDEIIAFAPNLSQTEQIKDTKDENFALEIMFDKHKEYFASGILKLPAISGQKKLSNSFRTYITFHVIQGIVEVTVCKNKFLSVKGSTFQIPAFNEYAIANRGNDEAKMFFVQVTVSQDANNDNDKELDSTFDTFG